In Setaria viridis chromosome 5, Setaria_viridis_v4.0, whole genome shotgun sequence, the genomic stretch TCTTGCGCCTCAGGAGGCGACGTGGCTACGCGCGAAAGGCTCGCCGTACGCATGAAACGCTCTCGTGCGTTGGGGAGCAACCAATCTTTAAGAAACCCGATTTCAGTATTTCCCCATTTCAATTGGGTAATAAGGGTGACTCACTCCATCTTACTTAGCAGCTGCAAGAAATATGAGTGTTTCAATTCAAATTCTGCACAAAATAATCCCCGCATATTCACCAAGTCAATTTGAAATAGATCTATTGATTGATGTGCATTGATATAACATGTTGTTAAGCTTATGTGAATAGTGTATTTGAAGTTTACATGGCCTTTTAGCTTGGCGCAAAATTAGTTTGCATGACTTCCACAATTTTGAGAGGTAGATAGGAGAATAAATAAATACTGTGGCTCTCTGCAGTATGAAGTATGAACTATATTTCAATGAAGCTATCGAAGAACATCAAGTGCTATGACCAAGAAGATATACATGATAGAACAATGAAAAATACCACACCAGAAAACTGAACAAAAACTAAACAGCACCACAGGTcagaagaggaaaaaaatgaaagtgCACAGAAtgtgaaggaaaaaaatcaacatGCATTCATTAACTGAAAATGTACCAAATGAGAGTCTCTCAGCCGCTATAGAAGGAAATCTTGGATTACTGGAGCTTGAGGTACAATATCAGGCTGAGTACTAGATCTTTCTCTATGCTTATGTTTTCCTTGACGATGTCCACTTCTACCAGAGCTCCTGTGCTTTCTCGATTGTTTGGCGTCACTTTCAGGAGGATTTGTACCTTTCTCCTTATCATGGTTCTGTCTCATACTTGTTCTAGAACTTGATGTAGGATGGCTTCCTAAATACTCTATCTGCTGAGAGCTAGATTCGTTAGTGCCCATTAAGTTTGGAATTGCTTCAGAGTTTACATCTAAAGCCTTCTGTGAAGATGATGCCTTAGCATCTCTACCCAAGAGCACACCACGTAGAGCACCAGACAAGGGGTCTTCTTTCAGAGCATTTGCAGTAGCCATCATAGAACTGAGGAAGTCCTCACCATCCAATTTAACTACTTTTGGTCTGGACTTAGAGGACTTAGACTTTTTCCCAGCAAATACAGGCTCAATGGTCTTGGAATTATCACCATAAACAGTTGCATTGCTACAAGATGGTAGAGTATCATTGACATGGGGATAATCACTTTGCTCGTCCTCAGTATTTCCTGTTGGGAGATAAAAGATCCCATGCCTTTTGCGATGCtcagaaagagaagatgaaCCAATTGACACTGCAGGCTCATCTCTAGTCTCTACAGAATCACGGCTGCGAGGATAGAAAAAGATTGAAGTTGAAGGAGTAGTATCATCTTCACTCACAACGTCAGCGAGTTCAGCAAGATTCTCATTCAGGTCAAGACCATCTGGGGAGGCTACTTTCATCTGTGCAGTCACAGAAACAGGACCAAGTTCTTGACAAAATACTGTCCGCATAGTTTTGACAAGCTCCTTTACCCTGCTTTGCTTGTCATCATCAGCAACCTTCTTTTGGTTTAACTCTTGAATATCTCTTACCAAATGGACAAAACCAATCAGGTTGTGTGCTCTCTCCTGGACTTCTACTTCATTGCACTCAACAAGCGGACCAACTGTTGTTTCAATCAAGTTAATCATGTAAAGCATAGATTCATGTGAAAATGGGTCCTTTCGCACTGCGCTTGCCCTAATATCTTGCTCTTCAGCAGACCCAAGTGTAACCTTGCTTTCCCCACTAGCAGTTTGATCAATAGCCAACCCATCAAACACTACATCCACTTCCTTGTTTGAATCACCCAATTTCTCAACATATACACTCAAACAGAACGTAAGCACCTTAAACACTGCATGGACGTAGACTGCTCTCACTGACATAGGCAGGAGGCTGGTCCTTGGTTGCAGGAGTGCTTCAACAAGCTCGACAGGATCCTTCGTGAGCTCCGCATACTCACCAGAAATCCATGCAGCAGCTGAAAGAACAGGGCAGAGGAAGTGGTTGCCAAGCAAAGCAGGGTCAATCAGGAGTGTTCGAGCTGCACGGACAAGCTCTGACCGTGCATCTTGCACCCTCAGTCCCACATCAACAAGCTGCCGACCAATCTCATCTCCCTGGGCACAATGCAAGCTCCTTGCCATATCTGTAAGGAGTAAAGCATACCAATCAAAGTCCGCCACCAGCTCATACACATTACGCCCACATGCTGCTAGAACAACCCCGAGAATGTCATTTGCAAACTCTGGGTCTGACTTAGCAGCATGACTGACCAGCATACTTGCAATGTCCATTATGTTGTTTTCATCAACCATCCCCATCATGAGGTGCAATGCCTCCCGGCGAATGTTCGAGTCAGCATCACCCAGTGACTGTGCAATAACATCCCGGCAATCATTCACTGCCGTTGCATATGCAGGGCCAAGCATCCCAAGCGCCAGAAGCCCAAGGTACCGGAGGTTGGgatcatcagcagcagcaaggaACTCCTTCGCTTTTCCAATGGCAAGGCGAACAGCAGCGTCGTGTGCTGGCAGCGCAGTGAGCACTGTACGGATGCACTCAAAGGTCAGTGACATGGCTGCAGAGCGGGTCAGGAGCTGGCAGACTGGGTCGACAATTCGAGCTGCCAGGCGGGACTCTAGAGGAGCCAGCCGTGCAAACAGCTTGAGCACCTTGATGAGCGCCCAGTTGGAGCGGGAAGTGGTGAGCAGGGTGTAGAGGTCGGGCGCCAGCGGCAGGAAAGGGGCCGCGTCAGCAGGCGGCGCCGCTAGGTCACAGAACGCTGCCGCAGCCGCCGTCGACGCCCGCGGATCAGGGGAGGCGAGACACGCTGCCAGCGGCTTGAAGAGGACCGGCACGGCCGCGGACGGCGCGCCGGCTATGACACGCGCGGCGGCTGCGATGGCGCGGGGGCTGCCGCGGGAAAGGTGTGGCACGAGGTCGTGCGCGAGGTGAACGGCTAggtccggcgcggcggccgcggcgggggagccAAGGAGCTGGAGCGCGAGCGCGGAGACGTGCCggtgggcggccgcggcggaggcggagggggagagATCCTTGTGGAGCTGGTGCGTGGCGAGCGGGAGCAGGGAGAGCGAGGCCGGGTGGAGTGAGAGCGAGGCCGCGAGGTAGGcgaggcgcttgtgggggaGGCTCGGCGAGGCAAGGAGCTCGATGGCGGGGAAGGCGAGCGGGTGGGAGGCGACGGGGGCGAAGTGGAGCGAGGAGAGGTAGGTGAGCTTCTGCAGCGCGACGGCCTtggtggcggcgtcgggggcGCGGATCTCACGGTGGATCTCGGAGAgcgcgcgggcgacggcggcggactcgccggcggccgacggGTCGGAGCGGAGGGACTTGACAAGGTCGTCCAGGGAGCGCTGGAAGAGGGTGTCCACCAGCGACGGCCCCGCTgtgtgcgccggcgccggcgccggcggggcggatgcCATCGGCTGTGGCGGAAGGGTAAAGAGGCTGGATCCGTGTGGTTTTGGGGGTAACTGGGGTCTGGGGAACGTGCCGGCGCGGCCGAGATGGTAGGCAGGCGCGGCCGGGTTGCTGTTTGGGTTGGAAAGCATCCAGACGGGTTCACATGTCAGGtgccaacatttttcttttcagatcAAAACGAGTCTGGATCATGAATCAAATTTCAAATATCAACTCTATGTTCGTTTGTTTATACTAGTATGGACGCCGTAATGCTGATTTTGCAGGTGGCTGTACGCACGCTTGTGAGCGGTCGAGTCCCCACGAGCCTTATCACTCTACCACTTCCATTTTTTcattccttttcccttttttttcttcttccgaGATGGCGAGATCCACTCCTCCTCgagtgctcctcctcctcctcctcacccgtCCTTCCTCTCTCAAATCTGGCGGGCCGGTGAGTGCCCGACACGGGTGGCGTCCCATCCGGCGCGTTGCTCGCCAGTGCCGCTCCGTGGGAGCGACGGTGCTCGGGGTGACCTCCTTGCACCGGTAGGAGCCGCTGCCCGACGACAAGCTCCCACGGGAGGCGGGCAGAGGCCTGAAAGCACTCCTGCGTGGGAGCCGTGGCGTGGCCGCGACGCGCTCCTAGCGGCGCGTGGGGCTGAGCCCAGCGCTCCCGGTGGCGTGTGGAGGCGGGCGGCCGAGCCGGGCCAAGCCTAGCGCTCCCAACGGCGCAACGGCAGTGGGGCCGTGATGAGCGACTACGGTGACGGCCGCCGGCAGCCGCCTGCAACCGCTGCGCCACTAGGGAGCAACGGCGGGTGCGTTAGTGAGGCTCCGCCCACCCCTGGCATTTTTTCCCCCAAAAGTTTTGTATAactttttgttaaaaaattCCAATTTTTCGCGAGATTTTTGTTTCAAAAACTTTGTTCCTGAACGCTCCAAAAAATTTTGGATAACTTTCAATTTAAATTTTTGCTTCAAAACTTTTTCATTCAGAAAATTTTGTtctctaatttttttaatttaaattTTTGCTTAAAAATTATGTTCtcttatttttttgaaaattttgatgcATAAAGTTTGATTTTACTTTTCCTTCAAATATTTTTTCCCAGATCTTTTGTTTGAATAGTTTGTTCTGACTTTCTTTCccctaattt encodes the following:
- the LOC117857626 gene encoding AP-3 complex subunit delta; translated protein: MASAPPAPAPAHTAGPSLVDTLFQRSLDDLVKSLRSDPSAAGESAAVARALSEIHREIRAPDAATKAVALQKLTYLSSLHFAPVASHPLAFPAIELLASPSLPHKRLAYLAASLSLHPASLSLLPLATHQLHKDLSPSASAAAAHRHVSALALQLLGSPAAAAAPDLAVHLAHDLVPHLSRGSPRAIAAAARVIAGAPSAAVPVLFKPLAACLASPDPRASTAAAAAFCDLAAPPADAAPFLPLAPDLYTLLTTSRSNWALIKVLKLFARLAPLESRLAARIVDPVCQLLTRSAAMSLTFECIRTVLTALPAHDAAVRLAIGKAKEFLAAADDPNLRYLGLLALGMLGPAYATAVNDCRDVIAQSLGDADSNIRREALHLMMGMVDENNIMDIASMLVSHAAKSDPEFANDILGVVLAACGRNVYELVADFDWYALLLTDMARSLHCAQGDEIGRQLVDVGLRVQDARSELVRAARTLLIDPALLGNHFLCPVLSAAAWISGEYAELTKDPVELVEALLQPRTSLLPMSVRAVYVHAVFKVLTFCLSVYVEKLGDSNKEVDVVFDGLAIDQTASGESKVTLGSAEEQDIRASAVRKDPFSHESMLYMINLIETTVGPLVECNEVEVQERAHNLIGFVHLVRDIQELNQKKVADDDKQSRVKELVKTMRTVFCQELGPVSVTAQMKVASPDGLDLNENLAELADVVSEDDTTPSTSIFFYPRSRDSVETRDEPAVSIGSSSLSEHRKRHGIFYLPTGNTEDEQSDYPHVNDTLPSCSNATVYGDNSKTIEPVFAGKKSKSSKSRPKVVKLDGEDFLSSMMATANALKEDPLSGALRGVLLGRDAKASSSQKALDVNSEAIPNLMGTNESSSQQIEYLGSHPTSSSRTSMRQNHDKEKGTNPPESDAKQSRKHRSSGRSGHRQGKHKHRERSSTQPDIVPQAPVIQDFLL